The proteins below come from a single Mercenaria mercenaria strain notata chromosome 3, MADL_Memer_1, whole genome shotgun sequence genomic window:
- the LOC128555789 gene encoding uncharacterized protein LOC128555789, with product MYSRTMDLLNIDAFPHLNNVRTRLREESENMVVQMEELQLFECLANSVEFTLSRLQDHNSGKGKAKVPNNIRYYKTSENIKASVVDLLKKHPKQLQPILNILVDNVHMQEEPKDREQLLYEMVIRDCRMGYNYQIYVKLFLYAAATCINTPIYILEVNEIGDLQWTYYQPLFRFEEQPRCVIKYLTMYMTQMKTFYRIEQHDLSTPAPVATGILGMYLKMLKGRTIRAIDVPTVLLDLPEQSKFQLCGSCNTDIVRQCCELFRVLGLIQMEDFRSMTAHRASRDTFLRLSRCISSCVSGFDKPTGEDYSCTVRRQMGIFRVILRLSEAVSSSCCP from the exons ATGTACAGTAGAACAATGGATTTATTAAATATTGATGCTTTTCCCCACCTCAACAACGTGAGAACACGCCTAAGGGAAGAATCTGAAAACATGGTCGTTCAAATGGAAGAACTTCAGCTATTTGAATGTCTCGCAAACAGTGTCGAATTCACCTTATCCAGACTGCAAGATCATAACAGTGGCAAGGGCAAGGCTAAAGTACCAAACAATATCAGATATTACAAAACATCAGAAAATATAAAGGCAAGCGTGGTAGACCTTCTAAAGAAACACCCCAAACAGTTACAGCCTATATTAAATATACTTGTAGATAATGTGCATATGCAAGAAGAACCGAAAGACCGTGAACAGCTGTTGTATGAAATGGTCATCAGAGATTGCAGAATGGGGTATAACTACCAGATTTACGTTAAATTATTTCTCTATGCAGCCGCTACTTGCATAAATACGCCAATATACATATTAGAAGTAAATGAAATCGGAGATTTACAATGGACATACTATCAACCGTTATTTAGGTTTGAAGAACAACCAAGGTGTGTCATAAAGTATTTGACGATGTACATGACACAAATGAAGACTTTCTACAGAATTGAGCAGCATGATTTGTCAACTCCAGCACCAGTTGCAACTGGTATTCTTGGAATGTATTTGAAGATGTTAAAAG GCAGAACAATACGTGCTATAGATGTACCAACTGTTTTACTGGACTTGCCTGAGCAATCAAAATTCCAGCTATGTGGTAGCTGCAATACAGATATTGTGCGACAATGCTG cGAATTGTTTAGGGTACTTGGACTAATACAGATGGAAGACTTTCGTAGCATGACTGCACACAGAGCTTCTAGGGACACATTTCTACGTCTTAGTAGATGCATTTCAAGTTGTGTGTCAG GTTTTGATAAGCCGACGGGAGAAGACTATTCTTGCACCGTACGTAGGCAGATGGGAATCTTTCG TGTCATCTTGCGATTATCTGAGGCAGTTTCAAGCTCTTGTTGCCCTTGA
- the LOC128555979 gene encoding uncharacterized protein LOC128555979, with translation MDEKNIKLNSFKCSVHPILQIQEICEKEIVALEKEHRDKYKLDNNISTVNTIRCVSKLFYKDGSGDPLLTANYLKSVGIKSIPILNFRGNRFNTLFHNAAGTFFIKKQILNYLCESKTSLNFTQNIIVNGLKNEFIVAVIHALGIIFKLVTDPYMKITMSNSSVLEVSGVYSSLIDVMKAGSSQPDLFLKNQIHLICGPRKYNDEIESSLFDEVNNDEISELIIKRLCSAVHNKCLKTYSEYLEGGIFFEPQKDLVKESEHCPQNNITVERLMAKLDSGLKSAPNINTCNLESRIMFKNNDTGDWLIEQNEDIRNSIIENARMKRKAVQQQESERKNQLFKKSVDLINERKRRKIESNDKKQEKEKNLKDKIDKVGCADNESEIRSKLEGMNTKRKN, from the coding sequence atggacgagaaaaatattaaattaaatagttttaaatgctCTGTTCATCCAATTCTACAGATTCAAGAAATATGTGAGAAAGAAATTGTAGCCCTTGAAAAGGAACATAGAGACAAATATAAACTGGATAATAATATATCTACGGTCAATACTATTCGATGTGTCTCAAAGTTATTTTATAAAGATGGTTCTGGAGATCCCCTTTTAACTGCAAATTACTTAAAAAGTGTGGGAATTAAATCtataccaattttaaattttagagGCAATCGATTCAATACACTATTTCATAATGCTGCTGGAACcttttttataaagaaacaaattttgaattatttgtgtGAATCAAAGACCAGTTTAAACTTCACACAGAACATTATTGTTAATGGActgaaaaatgaatttattgttgcAGTGATTCATGCTCTGGGTATTATTTTCAAGCTAGTTACAGACCCATATATGAAAATTACTATGTCGAATTCTAGTGTTTTGGAAGTGTCGGGTGTCTATAGCAGTCTAATAGATGTAATGAAAGCTGGTAGTAGTCAACCAGATTTGTTTCTGAAAAACCAAATTCATCTTATATGTGGACCAAGAAAATATAATGATGAAATTGAAAGTTCACTCTTTGATGAAGTAAATAACGATGAAATATCAGAATTGATTATAAAACGGTTATGTAGTGCTGTTCAtaacaagtgtttgaaaactTACTCTGAGTATCTTGAAGGTGGCATATTCTTTGAACCACAAAAAGATCTAGTTAAGGAAAGCGAACATTGTCCACAAAACAATATAACTGTTGAAAGGCTTATGGCCAAGCTAGATTCTGGTTTAAAGTCAGCGCCAAATATCAATACTTGTAATCTGGAATCtagaataatgtttaaaaataatgacACAGGAGATTGGTTGATTGAGCAAAATGAAGACATTAGAAATTCAATAATAGAAAATGCAAGAATGAAAAGGAAAGCTGTTCAACAGCAGGAAAGTGAAAGAAAAAATCAGTTATTTAAGAAATCCgttgatttgataaatgaaaggAAAAGGAGGAAAATAGAAAGTAatgataaaaagcaagaaaaggaaaaaaacttaaaagacaAAATAGATAAAGTAGGATGTGCAGACAATGAAAGTGAAATTAGATCAAAGTTAGAAGGCATGAataccaaaaggaaaaactag